The following proteins are encoded in a genomic region of Planococcus lenghuensis:
- a CDS encoding TetR/AcrR family transcriptional regulator — translation MPGTEDRRILRTQKNLKTALLDLLKEKELHEISVTEVAKHATTNRVTFYSHYKDLNALLAAIVEDHLNGLIIYFRKSFQDRKRFSSTDLERHLPIFEYIYQNQFIFSLIIRGEVLPGSQNQFCESLVQVSATELRLEETSDIDIPTLNYFLTYGSLGFFLHWIKEGFRDTPETMAKKLTVLYGKMYEGAIVVEE, via the coding sequence ATGCCGGGCACTGAAGACCGCCGCATACTGCGGACTCAGAAAAACTTGAAAACAGCGCTGCTGGATTTATTGAAAGAAAAAGAACTCCATGAAATTTCCGTTACAGAAGTCGCTAAACACGCAACAACCAATCGCGTGACGTTCTATTCCCATTACAAGGATTTGAATGCATTGCTGGCAGCCATCGTCGAAGACCATCTGAATGGCCTGATCATCTATTTCCGGAAAAGTTTCCAGGACAGGAAGCGCTTTTCGTCCACAGATTTGGAGCGTCACTTGCCCATATTCGAATATATTTATCAAAACCAGTTCATCTTTTCGCTGATCATCCGCGGCGAAGTGCTGCCCGGTTCCCAGAATCAGTTCTGCGAAAGCCTTGTCCAAGTATCCGCCACCGAACTGCGCCTTGAAGAAACGAGCGATATCGACATTCCGACGCTCAATTATTTCCTGACTTATGGAAGCCTCGGCTTTTTCCTCCATTGGATCAAGGAAGGCTTCCGGGATACGCCTGAAACGATGGCCAAAAAATTAACCGTCCTGTATGGCAAAATGTATGAAGGCGCGATTGTTGTAGAAGAATGA
- a CDS encoding glucose 1-dehydrogenase, with the protein MNRLAGKVAIITGAAQGMGASHVRKFIEEGAKVVLTDLNEEKGHALAEELGADALFIKQDVANAEDWAAVIAEAETAFGPVDVLVNNAGITMAKSILETTEEEYRRIVNINQVSVFLGMKTVIPSMQKAGGGSIVNISSMNGLVAGAIGYTDTKFAVRGMTKAAAMECAHYGIRVNSVHPGVIATPMVIQEDTKAAVEEFSKHIPLKRVAQPEEVSNMVLFLASDEASYSTGAEFVIDGGMTAQ; encoded by the coding sequence ATGAACCGGTTAGCGGGGAAAGTAGCAATCATTACAGGGGCGGCTCAAGGGATGGGTGCATCCCATGTACGGAAGTTTATCGAAGAAGGCGCGAAAGTGGTACTGACCGATTTGAATGAAGAAAAAGGTCATGCGCTGGCGGAAGAGTTGGGTGCGGATGCATTATTCATTAAACAGGATGTGGCGAACGCTGAAGATTGGGCGGCGGTTATCGCAGAAGCGGAAACAGCATTCGGCCCGGTGGATGTCCTTGTGAATAACGCGGGTATCACCATGGCCAAATCGATTTTGGAGACGACGGAAGAAGAGTATCGCCGGATTGTGAATATCAATCAGGTTTCCGTCTTTCTCGGCATGAAAACGGTTATTCCGTCCATGCAAAAAGCTGGCGGCGGCTCAATTGTCAATATTTCATCGATGAATGGCCTCGTCGCGGGCGCAATCGGTTACACCGATACAAAATTTGCGGTTCGCGGCATGACCAAAGCGGCAGCAATGGAGTGTGCCCATTACGGAATCCGGGTGAATTCCGTGCACCCGGGCGTCATCGCAACGCCAATGGTCATCCAGGAAGACACAAAAGCGGCCGTGGAAGAATTCTCGAAACACATCCCGCTTAAGCGGGTAGCCCAGCCAGAGGAAGTGTCCAATATGGTGCTGTTTTTGGCATCGGATGAAGCCAGCTATTCGACAGGTGCGGAATTTGTGATCGACGGCGGGATGACGGCTCAGTAA
- a CDS encoding alkaline phosphatase gives MKYKLSKKAAGVSVAAAVAISSFGFASSNTVTEAKDKKSEPTNVIMMVKDGTSAGATTLARWYKGEDLAMDEILVGGMHTHSAESAITDSAPAGTAMATGHKANDKVLGLLPAVVNTPGVEPVDPEDALDPVANVLEGAELLGKSTGIISTSEIQHATPAAFSAHAPLRYDYDDIAEQQVYQDIEVVLGGGKASLAPGEGRNARKDGENLLEVIDENGYDFVETKEELLNSTSDKLWGSFAPSALAYDFDRQAAKDSEEPSLADMTAKGIETLSKDEDGFFMFVEGSKVDWAAHANDPIGIISDVLAFDEAVAEAVEFAKEDGNTMVIVVSDHGNSGITMGNVNTSGTYSSIPVSAYIDPLKKAELTVEGALSKLKEDRSNMEEVAALYGLDNLTANELEALKAAEDLGDLMADMLSERANLGFTTGGHTGEDVFLYAYGPSKPMGLVDNTDLAGEMAEHLGFDLVKVTDELFVNAKEAFEQKGFTTRIDDTDAENVVFVAEKDNIKIELPENKDLAYVTHNKKSYEKTLDGVTVFNGSEFFVSQIALNMSK, from the coding sequence ATGAAGTACAAGTTGAGCAAGAAGGCTGCCGGCGTATCGGTTGCAGCGGCCGTCGCGATTTCTTCTTTCGGTTTTGCATCAAGCAACACGGTGACAGAGGCAAAGGACAAGAAAAGCGAGCCGACGAACGTCATCATGATGGTCAAGGACGGTACGAGCGCAGGTGCGACGACGCTGGCAAGATGGTATAAAGGCGAAGACCTCGCTATGGACGAAATTCTCGTCGGCGGCATGCACACGCATTCAGCTGAATCGGCGATCACGGATTCCGCACCGGCCGGCACGGCGATGGCGACTGGCCATAAAGCCAACGACAAAGTGCTCGGACTTCTTCCGGCAGTTGTGAACACACCTGGCGTCGAACCGGTGGATCCGGAAGATGCCCTCGACCCGGTCGCGAACGTATTGGAAGGCGCAGAACTATTGGGGAAATCAACAGGGATCATCTCGACTTCTGAAATCCAACACGCGACACCGGCCGCATTTTCGGCTCATGCGCCGCTGCGTTACGATTACGATGATATCGCTGAACAGCAAGTGTACCAGGACATTGAAGTGGTTCTTGGCGGCGGTAAGGCATCACTCGCACCGGGAGAGGGCCGAAACGCGCGTAAAGACGGCGAAAACCTGCTTGAAGTGATCGACGAAAACGGCTATGACTTCGTTGAAACGAAAGAGGAGCTCTTGAACTCGACATCCGATAAATTATGGGGCTCATTCGCACCGTCCGCGTTAGCGTATGACTTTGACCGCCAGGCAGCGAAAGACAGCGAGGAACCATCCCTCGCTGACATGACGGCCAAAGGCATCGAGACCTTATCCAAAGACGAAGACGGCTTCTTCATGTTCGTGGAAGGCAGTAAAGTGGACTGGGCCGCGCATGCGAACGACCCGATCGGCATCATCAGTGACGTGCTCGCATTCGACGAAGCTGTCGCGGAAGCGGTGGAATTCGCGAAGGAAGACGGTAACACGATGGTCATCGTCGTCAGTGACCACGGCAACAGCGGAATCACGATGGGAAATGTAAACACGAGCGGCACGTATTCGTCAATCCCGGTGTCAGCCTACATCGATCCGTTGAAAAAAGCGGAGCTGACGGTTGAAGGGGCATTGAGCAAGTTGAAAGAAGACCGCTCCAATATGGAGGAAGTGGCTGCGCTTTACGGCTTGGATAACTTGACTGCCAATGAACTGGAAGCATTGAAAGCGGCGGAAGACCTGGGAGACCTGATGGCCGATATGCTTTCGGAACGTGCGAACCTCGGCTTCACGACCGGCGGCCATACGGGAGAAGATGTCTTCTTGTATGCATATGGACCGTCCAAACCGATGGGACTTGTGGACAACACGGACCTGGCCGGTGAAATGGCGGAGCACCTCGGCTTTGATCTCGTAAAAGTCACGGACGAGCTTTTCGTAAATGCGAAAGAGGCGTTCGAACAAAAAGGCTTCACAACCCGTATTGACGATACGGACGCAGAAAATGTGGTTTTCGTTGCGGAAAAAGACAACATCAAAATCGAGCTGCCGGAGAATAAAGACCTGGCGTACGTGACACACAATAAGAAGTCTTACGAGAAGACACTCGATGGTGTAACGGTATTCAACGGATCGGAATTCTTCGTGTCCCAAATCGCGTTGAATATGTCGAAATAA
- a CDS encoding alpha/beta hydrolase, with protein MKVSRKMVDKQLRFKGMLFDRLVRKSSEEKFIESMRNSKKQVEKRFRGKDVEGLACSEAWVSRGDGSAIRVRIYKPLHQLKAVPGVLWIHGGGYAQGTPEISGDMYKQLIDTRDCVIIAPDYRLSIDAPYPAAIEDCYEVLVWMKNHAEELDIRDDQLIIGGESAGGGLTAALALIARDTGEVNIAFQMPLYPMIDDRRVTESARENNAYIWNSDTNRWAWKLYLGELFGENVPPYAAAGRATDYRNLPPAVTFVGDIEPFRDETIQYVENLRRAGVPVDFKICKGAYHGFDIINPKADISKTARDFLMKSFKYATEHYFARQER; from the coding sequence TTGAAGGTTTCGCGTAAAATGGTCGATAAGCAATTGCGGTTCAAAGGAATGCTGTTTGACCGGTTAGTAAGAAAATCAAGCGAAGAAAAGTTCATCGAGTCGATGCGCAATTCCAAAAAGCAAGTGGAGAAGCGGTTCCGGGGAAAAGACGTGGAAGGGCTGGCGTGCAGTGAAGCATGGGTGAGCCGCGGCGACGGTTCCGCCATCCGGGTACGGATTTATAAACCGCTCCATCAGTTGAAAGCGGTGCCCGGTGTATTGTGGATCCATGGCGGCGGCTATGCGCAAGGCACGCCGGAGATAAGTGGGGATATGTACAAACAATTGATCGACACGCGCGATTGTGTAATCATCGCGCCGGATTATCGCCTGTCGATCGATGCCCCTTACCCGGCGGCGATTGAAGATTGCTATGAGGTTCTTGTGTGGATGAAAAACCATGCGGAAGAGTTGGATATCCGGGATGATCAGCTCATAATCGGTGGTGAGAGCGCGGGAGGCGGCTTGACGGCGGCGCTTGCTTTAATTGCCCGGGACACAGGGGAAGTGAATATTGCGTTTCAGATGCCGCTTTATCCGATGATCGACGACCGGAGGGTGACGGAATCCGCCAGAGAGAATAACGCCTACATATGGAATTCGGACACGAACCGCTGGGCCTGGAAATTGTACCTCGGTGAATTATTCGGCGAAAATGTGCCTCCTTACGCAGCAGCCGGCAGGGCGACGGATTACCGGAATTTACCGCCGGCCGTGACGTTTGTCGGCGATATCGAACCATTCCGGGATGAAACGATTCAATACGTGGAGAATTTGAGAAGAGCCGGCGTGCCGGTCGATTTTAAGATCTGCAAAGGCGCTTACCATGGGTTTGACATTATCAATCCGAAAGCGGACATCAGCAAGACGGCAAGAGACTTTTTGATGAAATCGTTCAAGTATGCAACCGAGCATTATTTTGCGCGGCAAGAACGGTAG